CAGCAGGGCCCGCCGCGAACCACAGGCACAAGGGAGGCCCCGTGGCGAGTGTGGAAGTGTCGTTGAAGGAGATGCTGGCCGGGACGGAAGGGGCGATGGCCGCAGCGGTCGTCGACTACACCAGCGGGATGGCGCTGGGCACGCTGGGCGGCAGCAAGGACCTGGACATGACGGTCGCGGCGGCCGGCAACACCGATGTCATCCGGGCCAAGGTGCGCACCATGGAACAGCTGGGGCTCAAGAGCAGCATCGAGGACATCCTGATCACGCTCGGGAGTCAGTACCACCTCATCCGCCTGGTGACCGGCCGCAACGGCAACGGACTGTTCCTGTACCTGGTCCTCGACAAAGCCCGCTCGAATCTGGCGATGGCGCGCCACCAACTCAAGCGTGTGGAAGAGCAGTTGGAGGTCTAGCCCGCTCCCGGTCAAGGATGCCGTGCGGCCTTCATGTGAAGACTTCTTCAAGTCGCCACATCCACATGAGTCCATTCCGTGGCCGCCCGGCGTCCCTGGCCAGCAGGATCGGCACCGACGACCCGTACCGTCCGGCAGGGAGCGAGCACCCATGCACGTCCCCCTCTACCAGGCCAAGGCGGACTTCTTCCGCATGCTCGGCCACCCCGTGCGCATCCGCGTCCTGGAGCTGCTCCAGCACGGGCCCGTGCCCGTCCGCGACCTGCTCGCCGACATCGACATCGAGCCCTCCAGCCTCTCCCAGCAACTGGCCGTCCTACGGCGTTCCGGCATCGTCGTGTCCATCCGGGAGGGCTCCACGGTGAGTTACGCGCTCGCCGGCGGCGACGTCGCCGAACTCCTGCGCGCCGCCCGCCGTATCCTCACCGAGCTCCTGGCCGGCCAGAACCAACTCCTCACCCAGCTCCAACAGGCCGACACCGCCGTACCGTCGGCTCCCCCGCCGCCGCCCGGACCCCCGGCGGGAAACCTCCTCACAGACCGGGGCAGCCCTCGTCCGACCCCCTGACCCCGCGACCACCGCCGTAGACCACTTCGGCGGTGACCGGATCGGCGGACGGACGGGTGAAGCGGTACGCGGCGGCGGCCGTGCAGACCACCTGCCGCACGGCGACGCCGCTCAACGGGCCTGTGTCCGCGGGCAGTCGGATCGACATCGCATCACCGTTCACCGTCACCGTCGGGCCGTCCGGCGACGGCTGCCCGGTGGCGTCGGCGCTGGCGGGCGGGGGCGCCATGGAGGTCGGCAGCGCCGGGATCTCGGTGGAGACGTCCTCGCCCGAACGCCCCTCCCCCGACATCGGACCGGCCAGCAGCAGCCGCAGCGCCGCCGCGGGGTCGCCGGGCAGTTCGGTCGTGCGCGGCATGGCGACGAGTCCGCCGTCCCTGACGAAGTAGACGGGCGTGATCGGCAGGGTTCCGCTGGCGGGACCGCCGGCCTCCACCACACCGGTCGCGGGGATCCCGCAGGAGGTGAGCACGAGGAGCGTCAACGGCAGGACGCGGTGCAGGGCCTTCATGACCAGTTCTCCTCAGGCGACTCGTCCCGCCTCAGCGGCAGTTCTACGGTGAAGACGGCGCCGCCCTCCGGGTGGTTGGCCGCGCGGACGGTGCCGCCGTGGATCCGGACGTTCTCGGCGGTGATCGACAGGCCGAGGCCGCTGCCCTCGGAGCGGATCCTGGCGGTGTCCGACTTGTAGAACCGTTCGAAGACGTGCGGCAGTACGTCGTGCGGGATGCCGGGGCCGCTGTCCCGTACCTCGATGACGGCCACCGCGTCCGCCGCGCTCAGGCGCACCCGGACCGGAAGGGTGCCGTGCTTCAGCGCGTTGCCGACCAGGTTGGCGACGATCACGTCGAGGCGGCGCGGATCGACCCGTCCGCGTACCGCATGCGGGGGCGGCAGTTCGGTGCCCACCGTGTCCGTCCAGCCGCGGGAGGCGAGGGTGCGCCGGATCGACTCGGCGAGGTCGATCTCGTCGAGGTGCAGCACCGCCGCGCCCGCGTCGAAGCGGGAGATCTCCATCAAGTCGTCGACGAGACGGGCGAGTTTCACGGTCTCCTCGCTGATCAGGCGGACCGCGGTGGCCGTGTCCGGGTCCAGCCCGGCGGCGTCCTCGTCGAGGACGTCGGTGACCGCGGACATGGCGGCGAGCGGGGTGCGCAGTTCGTGCGAGACGTCCGCGGCGAAGCGGCGGGCCCGGGCCTCCATCTCGCGCAGCTCCGCGACCGACGTCTCCAGGGCGGCGGCGGTCTCGTTGAACGTGTGGGACAGGTCGGCGAGTTCGTCGGAGCCGTTGACCGCGAGCCGGGTGTCCAGGCGTCCTTCGGCGATCCGGCGGGTGGCGTGCCGCAGCTTCCGCACCGGCACCAGTACCCCGCGGGCGGCGAGGAGGGCGAGCACGACGGCGAGCGCCAGGGCCGCCACCATGGCCCGTTCGACGGCGGTGACCAGAGCGTCCACGTAGGCCTGTTCGGTCGTCTGCGGGACGACCAGGAAGACCCGGACGCCGGTGGCCGTCCTGGCCGGGTCCGGGGCGCCGAACGTGATCGACATGCCGACGACGAGGGAGGTGCGGCCCTCCTCGCGCACCCGCTGGAAGACGGTCGCCTTGCTGGAACCGACGGCCGCGCGCACAGCGGGCGTCACCTCGGTGAAGGCGTCGCCGGGGACGGAGGAGCCGCTGAGGTCCCCGTACGTCACCAGCACGCGCCAGCTGCCCTGCGCCTCGGTGTCCGCCACCTTCTCCGCGAACCGCTGCAACGCCGGCTCGTCCGGCGGATGGCCGAGTTCGGCCGCGTGCTGGTTGAGCTGGGCCCGCAGCTGTCGTATGACAGCGTCCTGACTCTGCTGGAGCACTCCGGTACGCGCCTCCCGGAAGGTCAGGGCACCGGTCGTGATGGCCGCGACGGCGGCGACGAGCCCGAAGGCCACCACCAGACGGGCGCGCAGCCCGCGCATCCTTCGCGTCCGCACGGGTCCTCCCGGCCTTCGCGTCCTCACGGCGCCGCGAAGCGGTAGCCGAAACCGCGCACGGTGTGGATGTAGCGAGGCGCGCGGGGCGGCTCGGACATCTTGGTGCGCAGTCGTTTGACGCAGGCGTCCACCAGGCGGGCGTCGCCGTGGTAGTCGTGTTCCCAGACCGCTTCCAGGAGTTGCTGGCGGCTGAACACCTGGCCCGGTGAGGCGGAGAGGGTGAGCAGCAGCCGTAACTCGGAGGGGGCGAGGGCGATCGGATCGCCGTCGAGCGCGACGGTCAGGCCGGCCCGGTCCACGGCCAGGTCGCCGTAGGTGTCGATCTTCGGCAGTCCCTCGGTGCCGGACGTGCTCCCCGCCGACCGGCGCAGGACGGCGCGTATGCGCGCGTCGAGCACGCGGGCCAGTACGGGTTTGACGACATAGTCGTCGGCGCCGGCCTCCAAACCGACAACGATGTCCACTTCGTCACCCCGCGCCGTCGCCATGATGATCGGCAGGGTCTGGTCGACGGCCCGGATGCCCCGGCACACGTCGAGGCCGGTCATTCCGGGGAGCATCAGATCGAGGATCACGATGTCCGGCCGGAAGGACCGCAGCCGGTCCATCCCCTCCTCACCGGTCGCGGTGGCAGCGACGTCGTGGCCCTGACGGCGCAGCGCCAGGGCGACACCCTCGCGGACAGCGGGGTCGTCTTCGATCAGCAGTACACGTGACATGCGCACAGTATCCACAGGGACATGACCACACGGAGCGTTATCGCTTCGTTATCTTCCGGGCCAGGTCCGATCACATGGCGATCACATCGTGAACGACCGTGACAGCGCACAAA
This is a stretch of genomic DNA from Streptomyces sp. NBC_00285. It encodes these proteins:
- a CDS encoding ArsR/SmtB family transcription factor, whose product is MHVPLYQAKADFFRMLGHPVRIRVLELLQHGPVPVRDLLADIDIEPSSLSQQLAVLRRSGIVVSIREGSTVSYALAGGDVAELLRAARRILTELLAGQNQLLTQLQQADTAVPSAPPPPPGPPAGNLLTDRGSPRPTP
- a CDS encoding HAMP domain-containing sensor histidine kinase → MRGLRARLVVAFGLVAAVAAITTGALTFREARTGVLQQSQDAVIRQLRAQLNQHAAELGHPPDEPALQRFAEKVADTEAQGSWRVLVTYGDLSGSSVPGDAFTEVTPAVRAAVGSSKATVFQRVREEGRTSLVVGMSITFGAPDPARTATGVRVFLVVPQTTEQAYVDALVTAVERAMVAALALAVVLALLAARGVLVPVRKLRHATRRIAEGRLDTRLAVNGSDELADLSHTFNETAAALETSVAELREMEARARRFAADVSHELRTPLAAMSAVTDVLDEDAAGLDPDTATAVRLISEETVKLARLVDDLMEISRFDAGAAVLHLDEIDLAESIRRTLASRGWTDTVGTELPPPHAVRGRVDPRRLDVIVANLVGNALKHGTLPVRVRLSAADAVAVIEVRDSGPGIPHDVLPHVFERFYKSDTARIRSEGSGLGLSITAENVRIHGGTVRAANHPEGGAVFTVELPLRRDESPEENWS
- a CDS encoding response regulator transcription factor — translated: MSRVLLIEDDPAVREGVALALRRQGHDVAATATGEEGMDRLRSFRPDIVILDLMLPGMTGLDVCRGIRAVDQTLPIIMATARGDEVDIVVGLEAGADDYVVKPVLARVLDARIRAVLRRSAGSTSGTEGLPKIDTYGDLAVDRAGLTVALDGDPIALAPSELRLLLTLSASPGQVFSRQQLLEAVWEHDYHGDARLVDACVKRLRTKMSEPPRAPRYIHTVRGFGYRFAAP